A stretch of the Chitinophaga sp. Cy-1792 genome encodes the following:
- a CDS encoding BlaI/MecI/CopY family transcriptional regulator yields MKPLTKAEEQIMQALWQTGPAFVKDIIEAMPEPKPHYNTASTLIKILIDKGYIDFKAFGKAHQYSALISKEEYSHKTVSSLVKGYFEGSFSNLVSFFVKEKEMSVNELENLIQKIKDNQNPTK; encoded by the coding sequence ATGAAACCACTGACCAAAGCAGAAGAACAGATCATGCAGGCATTATGGCAAACAGGGCCGGCATTCGTGAAAGATATCATCGAAGCCATGCCGGAACCAAAGCCGCATTACAACACCGCCTCCACGCTCATCAAAATTCTCATAGACAAAGGTTACATCGACTTTAAAGCCTTCGGTAAAGCCCACCAGTACTCGGCCCTTATCTCCAAAGAAGAATATAGCCACAAAACCGTCAGCAGCCTGGTAAAAGGCTACTTTGAAGGCTCCTTTTCCAACCTGGTATCCTTCTTCGTAAAAGAAAAAGAAATGAGCGTAAATGAACTGGAAAATCTGATCCAAAAAATCAAGGACAACCAAAATCCAACCAAATGA
- a CDS encoding energy transducer TonB, with protein sequence MFKSVRICISFVAILSAGSLTANAEFLKDTTVSMPAFPGGTAGLSAYISSYHPSKPITTTDTATLIMDIDPQTGHLAAIHPSSKTDVIMELAGYMIKMPAWEPGKRGGQSANSQTIILVVLKQGQTAELLTDTISYNLAPSFKGGDQALNNYLSKRVRFTKAAKKAGAQGTVVVSFIIKADGTLDKITTPGPLLGYGLEEATVEIIKNMPAWNPGYQNGKPVSVQISLPINYSIEYSE encoded by the coding sequence ATGTTCAAGTCTGTACGGATCTGCATCAGCTTCGTTGCCATCCTTTCCGCTGGCAGCCTTACTGCCAACGCCGAATTTCTTAAAGACACCACTGTTTCCATGCCGGCCTTTCCTGGAGGCACTGCCGGGTTATCTGCCTATATCAGCAGTTATCACCCATCTAAACCCATCACGACCACGGATACGGCGACACTGATTATGGACATCGATCCGCAAACCGGCCATCTTGCCGCCATTCATCCATCCAGTAAAACGGACGTAATTATGGAACTGGCCGGATACATGATAAAAATGCCCGCCTGGGAACCTGGAAAAAGAGGCGGCCAGTCAGCCAACTCACAAACCATTATCCTGGTAGTACTCAAACAAGGCCAGACTGCTGAATTACTGACCGACACGATCTCCTATAACCTCGCTCCATCTTTTAAAGGGGGCGATCAGGCACTGAATAACTACCTTTCCAAACGGGTTCGTTTTACTAAGGCCGCAAAAAAAGCAGGCGCGCAGGGCACCGTTGTAGTGAGCTTTATTATCAAAGCAGACGGCACCCTTGATAAAATTACCACTCCTGGCCCCCTTCTCGGCTACGGACTAGAAGAAGCGACTGTTGAAATAATAAAGAATATGCCCGCCTGGAACCCGGGATACCAGAATGGAAAACCCGTCAGTGTTCAAATAAGCCTTCCCATTAACTATAGCATTGAATATAGCGAATAA
- a CDS encoding cell division ATP-binding protein FtsE — MTPEQPIIQLTNASIYQGNSLILSDVNITVNKGEFVYLIGKTGTGKSSLLKTLYGDLPLRDGTGQVVGFDLKKMDWKKVPYLRRNLGVVFQDFQLLTDRNVHDNLKFALRATGWQDNKQIEDKIADVLDKVGLGTKGFKMPYELSGGEQQRVDIARAMLNSPKLILADEPTGNLDPETSDGIMQLLFRICREGTAIVMATHDYIVLQKFPSRVLRTENGHVTDNAAVNFSS; from the coding sequence ATGACGCCCGAGCAGCCTATTATACAATTGACCAATGCCAGTATATATCAGGGAAATTCGCTGATATTATCTGATGTAAATATTACCGTGAACAAGGGAGAGTTCGTGTATCTTATCGGGAAAACTGGTACGGGTAAGTCCAGTTTATTGAAGACCTTATATGGTGATTTGCCGTTAAGGGATGGTACCGGACAGGTGGTAGGATTTGATTTGAAGAAGATGGACTGGAAGAAGGTGCCATATCTGCGTCGTAATCTGGGTGTGGTTTTCCAGGATTTTCAGTTATTGACTGATCGGAATGTGCATGATAATCTTAAATTTGCACTTCGTGCTACGGGTTGGCAGGACAACAAACAGATCGAAGATAAGATTGCGGATGTGCTGGATAAGGTCGGTTTGGGTACCAAGGGCTTTAAGATGCCTTATGAGCTGAGTGGCGGGGAGCAGCAGCGTGTGGATATTGCCCGTGCTATGCTGAACTCACCTAAGCTGATACTGGCGGATGAGCCTACCGGTAACCTGGACCCGGAAACATCAGATGGTATTATGCAGCTGTTGTTCCGTATTTGCCGGGAAGGTACTGCCATCGTGATGGCTACGCATGATTATATTGTATTGCAGAAGTTCCCGTCGAGGGTATTACGTACGGAGAATGGTCATGTGACAGACAATGCGGCGGTGAATTTTTCCTCTTAA
- the rpsO gene encoding 30S ribosomal protein S15 translates to MSYLTVEKKANIFKEFGGSEKNTGSVEAQIALLTERINSISGHLKQNKKDFSTHRGLMKMVGQRKRLLSYLSKTNLSGYRALIEKLGIRK, encoded by the coding sequence ATGTCTTACTTAACTGTTGAAAAGAAAGCCAATATTTTTAAGGAATTTGGTGGAAGCGAGAAAAATACAGGCTCTGTGGAAGCGCAAATTGCACTGCTGACTGAGCGTATCAACAGCATTTCCGGTCACCTGAAACAAAACAAAAAAGATTTCTCTACCCACCGTGGTTTGATGAAAATGGTTGGTCAGAGAAAGCGTTTGCTTTCTTACCTGTCCAAAACTAACCTCTCTGGCTACCGTGCCCTGATTGAGAAGTTAGGTATCAGGAAATAA